The following is a genomic window from Sebastes fasciatus isolate fSebFas1 chromosome 15, fSebFas1.pri, whole genome shotgun sequence.
CTTCATTTGCTCTAATAAATTGTTCCTCTCCGCCGGAGgtaattaaaacaatatttcctctctgtctctttgtctgtgtGACTTCACCCTGACCACCTTCTTCTCTCCTAACCTCTCTCAATGATACTCTGGTGCTCCCTATAGGTGAGAACGGAGTAGTGCAGAGCTCCGGTCAGACCCCCAAGAGAGAGGTGACGGGGATTGAGGCCAAGCTCCTGGGTCCCAGTCCTGACCAGGCTAGCGCGGACAACCCCGTCACCCTGGTGTTCATGGGCTACAAAacggtggaggaggagcaggagaccCGCACGGCCTTGGGGATGGAAGGGGTGGACGGCAACGTCAAGGCCGAGTTCGTTGTCATCGAGGACGGGGAGGCGAAGGCGGGAGGAGAGGCGGCCACAGATGAGCAGGCTCCACCGAATGGAAGCATGGCGGAGAAAGAAAAGGCCAACGGAGGCGGAGAGGAtgcagagaaggagaaggagaagaaacagTCCTGCAAGTGCTGCACGGTCatgtgagctgtgtgtgtgtgtgcgtgtatgtatgtgtgtgtgtgtgggtgagtacACACCTGTATCTGTGCAGGCATGTGTGCCATTGCATGTGTCTGTATTTGCAGATGTGTGTTACTGTCCGTGTGGGTGGTGTgtacgtgtgcgtgtgtgtgtgtgtgtgtgtgtgtgtgtgtgtgtgttgggactggaaaaaaaaagaagtacacAGCCAATATACCAACAATGAGAGCCAATACAAGCTCCAGCTACAACAACAAGAACCACAAAGACTCATAAGTACACTTTACTCTGTATACTTTCTCTGATATGTATTTGACTTTTGATTTCTATtgatatttttctatttttctgtcTTGACATTTATATTGTATTCAGTATGTATATCTTTATTATGGGACTGTGTACTGTAAgttcattgttattattgttgggggggataaaaaagaaaatgtattagcTCTCTGGATTGTACTGCTACCCGCTGGGGGAAATCTGGAAATCATTTAAGTCAAAACAGCAAATTATGAAGGACACAGatacttaaatatatatatacagtatatatttctcTGTGCAGGCCTACCAACTATTTATCGGTCaatttcatattgcaatattgtctaagatattattttaaatagtattttaatatattgatatgaaattatgttttatacaatgtatttattgtttttttggttcTCTATATCATCTCAAACCATTAACTGCATGTAAGCTTGTAAGCACTACCGGATTCAATCATAACAAGTGTCTGTGCTTTCTTAGACTTCATAATGTGCTCATATCTTTAGTCACACAAGTCTTTCTATCAGTAA
Proteins encoded in this region:
- the palm1b gene encoding paralemmin 1b is translated as MAEVSQEERLQAIAEKRKKQTEIENKRRQLDDDRRQLQHLKSKVMRERWLLDGAPAEEETQQRLHDDEVKTKLLEQVILRLEQEIEDLETDAPAKGVAKENGGENGVVQSSGQTPKREVTGIEAKLLGPSPDQASADNPVTLVFMGYKTVEEEQETRTALGMEGVDGNVKAEFVVIEDGEAKAGGEAATDEQAPPNGSMAEKEKANGGGEDAEKEKEKKQSCKCCTVM